A part of Kitasatospora kifunensis genomic DNA contains:
- a CDS encoding nuclear transport factor 2 family protein, which produces MPRTPKADLEEQDMKSLSWKTITATTAAVSVGSLALAVAPSQAASPAGSSTQVRSVSGASDHADLTPGQLAALPLTNRHLTRHEIANLAVVLNAYHVAEGHSLDVDAFINSFTADGVFNDKVAGQSYQGQALGDVLTRMAGIFPDVHRDLKSITVNGDVISLELSIQGTFEGPVPTPAGTLKPTGAKIDAPTADFWYLQDGKIKKFDCFVGYTVMYAQMGVNLDWAGAITKG; this is translated from the coding sequence GTGCCTCGGACCCCGAAGGCCGACCTGGAGGAGCAGGACATGAAGTCGCTCAGCTGGAAGACGATCACCGCCACCACCGCGGCCGTGAGCGTAGGTAGCCTCGCCCTCGCCGTCGCACCATCCCAGGCCGCCAGCCCCGCCGGCAGCAGCACGCAGGTGCGCTCCGTCAGCGGTGCCTCGGACCACGCGGACCTGACCCCCGGCCAGTTGGCGGCGCTACCGCTGACGAACCGCCACCTGACCCGGCACGAGATAGCCAACCTGGCGGTCGTGCTGAACGCGTACCACGTGGCGGAGGGCCACAGCCTGGACGTCGACGCGTTCATCAACAGCTTCACCGCGGACGGCGTCTTCAACGACAAGGTCGCCGGCCAGAGCTACCAAGGCCAGGCACTCGGCGACGTGCTGACCCGGATGGCCGGCATCTTCCCCGACGTCCACCGCGACCTGAAGAGCATCACCGTGAACGGCGACGTGATCAGCCTCGAACTGTCCATCCAGGGCACCTTCGAGGGCCCAGTACCGACACCCGCGGGCACCCTCAAGCCGACCGGCGCGAAGATCGACGCACCGACCGCCGACTTCTGGTACCTGCAGGACGGCAAGATCAAGAAGTTCGACTGCTTCGTCGGATACACCGTCATGTACGCCCAGATGGGCGTGAACCTCGACTGGGCCGGAGCGATCACCAAGGGGTGA
- a CDS encoding TetR/AcrR family transcriptional regulator codes for MVEVLAQRGQEGVTLREVTDRAEANVAAVSYHFGSLKTLCDTAIEDALEQYLDAQMAAVDALDADSDIEELAAAFAGPMMRALAAGGRELALMRTVARVGIDPPKGWDRLTAKFQQSRRDIVRELSPMLPGVGDQELNFRIRCAAGLLNWLALAPVGAELAAEPPGQIERWLVPVLAGAFRGSSATG; via the coding sequence GTGGTGGAGGTGCTCGCACAGCGCGGCCAGGAGGGCGTGACCCTGCGTGAGGTCACCGACCGCGCCGAGGCCAACGTGGCAGCGGTGAGCTACCACTTCGGCTCGCTGAAGACGCTGTGCGACACGGCGATAGAGGACGCGCTGGAGCAGTACCTGGACGCGCAGATGGCGGCGGTCGACGCGCTCGACGCCGATTCGGACATCGAGGAGCTGGCCGCCGCCTTCGCCGGGCCGATGATGCGCGCGCTGGCGGCCGGCGGGCGTGAGCTGGCGCTCATGCGCACGGTGGCGCGGGTCGGGATCGACCCGCCCAAGGGCTGGGACCGGCTGACGGCGAAGTTCCAGCAGTCACGGCGGGACATCGTTCGGGAGCTCTCGCCGATGCTCCCCGGCGTCGGCGATCAGGAGCTGAACTTCCGGATCCGGTGCGCGGCCGGCCTGCTGAACTGGCTCGCGCTGGCGCCGGTCGGCGCGGAACTGGCCGCCGAGCCCCCGGGGCAGATCGAGCGCTGGCTGGTCCCGGTGCTGGCCGGGGCCTTCCGGGGCTCGTCGGCCACCGGCTGA